AGATTAAAAAGCCCTCTGTAACAGCCCCCTGCTAGCTCTCCAGCATTGTTTCCCAGGAATGTCACCCACTAGCCACTCCAGCTAATAACCCCAGCCAGATTTGTGTGCACTTCCACAAACACATATGAGACAGGCAGGCTTAGGGAAAAAATAAATAGTCTGTGGCCTTATTTGATTTAGGGTATACATCCCTCCCCTTCTTGTAATGATGCACTTGCCAGCCTGGTTCCGTTACCTGTGGGTACTATGCACACATAACCCCTCTCCACACAACACTCCTAACACCGACACTCCTGTTACAACCCTGCACTGGCTACACATACATTCCTCTGTGAGCAAAAGCATAAGTATATCCATCCCTAAATCGAGTCAAGACAGGTTTTATTCAAATATACATCCTATAGAATAGATCTGGTCTCAAGTTGCTTTCAGTGCATGCACAGTGCAATAAGCAAATTTTGTCCTTTAAGTAAAATTTTACAAAGAATATTTATACTTAGCATTTCATACCTATGCACAACTGAGCATTCACATGATTAAAATCAAATGCACTGTTTGAGAGAAAAGGTATGTGCATGGGGAAATTGAATGTATGGCCTAACCTATCCTCCAATATAGAGAACAACTCAAACTATGACCATAGTAactgcttctgccttcttttcaATCCATTCAAAATGGCCCTTTGTGTACCGTGTACACTCAAAGAGTGGAACTTGGGTCATTTGTATATCCTCACTTTTATGACTCTTCTCTTATCTGTATgatcttcactctgaattaagttGTTCTGCTTCTTTGCAAGTCTTtgggagtttctctgtttagcatACCCCTCAACTGTACAATGGAGATACTGTTTAAAAATAATCCTTCTGGCCTGAGTATTAAACTGATAtttcaatgagaaaaataacactaactcaatttaaaaaacaaatactcAATATGTTATTATAATCTTCATCTCTACTGATATGTCTAGGTTCGTTAAGGTCATTTAAATATGATAGCCATTCCCAACTTATCAAACAAATTCTATTTGTCCATGTCAGCTAAAACCATAAACTTCTTGAGAATAAAAGTTCTTTCTGTAATAACATCTATActctgaacaaaaaaaaaaatcacattattgAGAGACCAAGTTGGGAGCCTCGTTACCCTGAGGTGAAGCATATCAGCATATCTAGCTGCCTCAGAGAATGATGGGAGAAGTGGGAGCTGAATCTACTGCTGCTGCCTGCTGGCTGGGATCCCTTCTTCATGGACACTAGATGCTGAGGATGAGCGTTTCATCACAGTAAATGTTTGTTAACTGGTAAAGACAGCCAACCCATTCCATTAACTGTAGAGTTTGTGAACACATTCATATTGAGTTCAAAGTGGCACAAAATGTATACATTCTTGAGATTTCTTCTAAGTTCTTAGTGGACTGATTTGCTTTTTGAATCAGAGAGTTGCAAAGTTACATAAAGAATGACTCTTGTGAGGGGCTATAGagttggcttagcagttaagagcattgtctgctcttccaaatgtcctgagttcaattccgagcaaccacatggtggctcacaaaccatctgtattgaggtctggtgccttcttctggcctgcaggcacatacacagacaatattttatacataataaataaataaatattttttttaaaaagactcatgAAATTAAACCTCcgcaaaaaaatcaaaaaatggcTCTTATGGATGAGTATAAATGCAAGCAACAGAGACTGGACAGAATTTGTGAAGGTATTTGTCCCCAGATCATGAAAGGCCCCTTGTACTTCAGCTCCTTGGTAGTACTGGGGCACCAGCAAAGACTGCACTGTGAAAATGCCCATCCTGAAGAACCTGGCCATTGTAGGCTTATACAATTCACAGTCCACTCAGGAAATTCATGAGAAGGTGTTGAATGAGGTCCTGATGGATGCCATAATATATCATGCTATCACCCTCACAAGAGAAGATCTGGAGAATTTCGAGGCTCTGAGAGTGATAATGAAAATTGGCATTGGCTATGACATGGACATCAAGGCTGCTGTTGAACTTGGGGTCACATGTGCAACATCCATCTGTCACAGTGGGAAAGACAGTGATTTTGCTGTTAGCCACATCACCAATCCTTATCAGTTTAATATGTGTCTGTACTACACTTTAGGAGAGGGCACATGGCCATAGAGCATGAAGCAGATTCCCGGTTGCCTCAGGAGTGGCTAGGATCCAGGGGGAGACCCTGGCCCTCTTTGGCTTTAGTTGCCTAGGGAAGGTGTTTGGTATTAAAACCAAGGCTTTGGATTCAGAATCTAATTTTTTGATCGCTACTTACAAGATGTGATAAGGTGATTTCTGTGAGTGCCAAAGGTCTACATCCTACAGGACTTGCTCTATCAGAGAAACTACACCTCCCTGTAAGGTGTCTGGACTAGCATAACCAACACGTCACCAATGACTTCACTATCAGCAGATGAGGCAAGGCTCACTCCTCGTGAATGCAGCTCAAGTGGCCTGGTAGATGAGAAAGCCTTACCTCAGGCTGTCAAAGAGGGAAGGGTATGAGAAGCATCCCTCAGTGTGTATGAGTGAGCCCTCTAGCTTCTCTTAGGGTCCATGGTAAATGCACCAAGTATCATCACACCACACAAGGCCTGGTAGAGTGAACAAGCATCACTAGAAATGAGGGAGACAGCTGCCACTGAGATCCACTGAACAAGTGCAGGTTGCATCCCAGAAAGCTTACTGTGTCAACAAATAAACCTTCATTACTTCAGCTCCTTGGTCAGTCATTAACCAGCAAGCAACTCATCCCAGACTCCATGGTGCCACATGTAGGTATTACCAGGCATACCAGGTTTAGTTCAGGAGGGCTTCCTGCAGCCATGGAAGGGATCATTCCTAGAGGCATCCCGGTGACTCACAACCTTCTCACAGTATTACACCCTTCTCAAGCCCCCTCCCAACTAGCCCATAAAACACAGAGACAATCAAGAACGTCCTAAAGAGCAATGGCAAAGAATACTAGAAAGTAATTATTCGGTTAAACTTGGAGCAAGAGACAGTAGAAAATGGAAGAACTAACAAAAGGAATTTGATGATCTTTTAAACTGATCCTGGACATCATGGATGTTGCAGGGTTAACGCTAGAAAACTGAAGATGGTGTCTGCTTCCAGAAGTGTGAAAAGACTAGGATGTAATTTATAAATGATCAGTGTTTGTTATTGCATGTTAAATATTTCATCTATGCATCAAGTCACAAAGAGTAAATTGAGCTTTCTATTTAACAGTCCCTTGGCCACAGCATGTCCTGAGTAACCTACTCTAGAATATTATATTAAAAGCTCAGAAtatcaaaacttttaaaaaattgaaagggAATTCACACCAAGACTAATAATCTCTTTGGCATACAGTAGTTGGTATCCCCTTTTGCTAAAAGGAAGATTAAATTCTGAAAAGATGAGGATACATTAGTTGCCTATGCAGatatccacacacacaggtcTGAAGAAGTAAAAGCTCCTGTACTTAGAAATTCCTGTTCACTGCTGAGCAGGCAAGTTGTTTGTAAGTTCAGGAAAACCCTCTGATGATGACACAAACCTGATGACACAAACCGAaacaaagaagggaaaggaagaacaaaaagaaaagaagtatcGATTCACAAGTGCTTTGTACTCAAATATACTTTGTTTCAGATCCTCAGCTATGTTATTGAGTGAAAGACTTGAACTAAAGGGGTTGTAGAAGAATAATGTCGAAGTTCCTTACATCTCAGCAATCACTTCTTATTGTAACTTATCAGATTGACTATGAACAAACCCACTTTTTTAGACATTGATGACTCCTTTTCCTCATGTGATATTTCATACAAGAACACTTCAGATGTTCTATTAGTTGTGAATATTTTTAACAAatctattatatttttatgagCTAGTTACATGTTCTATTCATAAACTTTTGTGAATCAATGCCTTTTTGTTCCTAAAGATAGCTTATATTGAGCCTTTCTATAGGTACATTTCCATTTTTtgtgacaaaagaaaaacaataagctgtccaaagcagaaaaataatgactatcagaagtgtattttgttttatagtaGGTTACcatttctgtgtttgtttatcataaaggaagacatttatcATTCAGAACAGTTTTAAATAAAAGGTAattaaaaactcaaaaccaagaaacaaatatCACATTATAAAATAAGTTAATTATAGAAGGCTGTAAGGGGTGTACAgcagattgatgtgggagtgtcatatatcaatctgttgatttcattggttaagtaataaacaaactgcttgggctcatagcttagaacataggtgggtggagtaaacagaacagaatgctgggaggaagaggaagtgaggtaagacgcctcagacagagacgccatgctccgctctcctgggcagacgcaattcagctccaacccaggatggacataggctagaatcttcctggtaagcgcaccttggggtacaacacagatgattagagatgggctaaattaatatgtgagaattagcctagaagaggctagatagaaatgggccaagcagtgtttaaaagaatacagtgtccgtgtgaTTAtatcggggcataagctaaagctagccatgggggcggccgggtgcctgggatgcagcctgccgctccttttACTACAGCAGATGACATTTAGTGTTCACAGGTTGACTTACCAGACGAACGGCTCTCTGGCAGGGAGCCCTACCTGAAAGGCCATGAGGTTACTGACTGTAAATGACCAGCTGCTCCTGTCTTTATTTCTCTCATGTGCCACTTTATTTCTTCCCCAAGAACTGCTATGGGCATTTTGCtcattgtttgtctgtttgtctcaAGTAAATATTCTATCTTTTGGGCATACATATAACTGTGAACAGACAGATGATTTCTGCttaatctgtataattttgatgagtagaaataatactaggatatttttcattattcagaCTGACATAGAAAAGTAATAGTTTCCTCAGTCACAAAGACATCTAATTTTGGACTTCAGAACATACTCACAATAAAGTGGTTGCCCCTGGAGAGAAATACGCAAGGGCAAACTCCCAGGTGTTGTTTATTACTGAAACAAGGTCAGAAACCAAGTAACTTTGGTAGACATAAACCTCACGAAGTAATGGACTATTTATGCACATATTCCCTACACTCAAGGTTCCTTTAGCTTACTGATATTAAGTCTTGAACTTCAATGTCTTTTTCTGTCTGGGAGCCCTAATTTTTTAGGTTATGTGCATGACCAAGTGTTACTCACTGGCCAGTCAACGTGACATCCCTAGCCTAAGAAAAACTGTGACATATCTTGTGTTGTGAGAATAGGTCAGGccctgaaaatgtaaaatatgctTGTCCAGAGTTTGGCTATGAGAGGAGCATTGGCAGTGTGTGTACAAAGGAAGTCGTGTTGAGCTATATAGAGAATAGCTGGAAAAAGCTGTGCAGAACGtgagtgaagtgtgtgtgtgtgtgtgtgtgtatgtgttgtgtgcatgtgtgtgctgagtgAGAGATGAAGAAGAAGCAGATGTATATATGTAAAGAGAGATATATACCCATATGTAAAGAATAGCTGTGTAAAGACAGAGAGATTCTCAGGGAGCAttttttaagatgaaataaaagagaaacctACCATCAGAAAGCGTatgtgtttccttattttttcctCCTCAGATAGAAGAAGTCTAGCCCTCAGATAGGTAAGAATTTTTCCTGAGTCCTTACCAGATTTGTGGATGCTTTTGTATATCCTGGGAACTGGCTGGAGGCTGCTTCTCAATCAttcataattaattttctttttcatttggatTTATGTTATAAATCTCTTCtgagaaaatgaatatttattaattcatgCAGTATTTTGTGGCTGTAAAGACTATAATGGCCAAGATAAAAgttattctgatttctttccagAGAACGTTCTTAGATTCCAGGAGCAGCAGCTACTGTTCTTGTGGTACTCATGCTGTGTGACCATACCTGCCCTCATTCCTCACCTTCACTCCCTTCCTGGACACTCGCTCATAGTCCTGTTCAACTTTCTTTCTGGCCTCTAAGTAGAGTCTGTGCCCATCAGGAACAGAGAAATCTCTACGTGAGATGCTCTCCCTCAGGGGCTCTGCAAGCTTCTCCAGTGTAGCCAGGCAATAACTGCGAGATGCTGCTTCATTCTGTTGCATGAAATTTTCCTTATATTCTTCTATGGTGGCCTGCCagtaaagtagaaaagaaaaaaacaaagaaccttTTAGAAGAAAGATACCACTGTGATATTTCTGGATGAATGAATGTGATAGTCCCAAAGCAGACTTGGACAGAAGGAAGATTGTGAGACTTGCTTTATTCCTGGTTTGGTCAGCTCTAAGTGACTTCCAGAGACCTTCCTAATTTCCTTGGCCTCAAGCTCAAGAGCTATGAGAGTGAGCTGGGTGGTCATGAACTCTGTGTCCTTCAGAAGAAGAGGTTTCCACACACCAATAAAGAACACAAAGTTCAACCAGGAGGAGACACAGCTTCTTCGGAGAATGTGCTTTGGTGTGGGTGAAAATATCTGCATAGCAAATCCACCTGTCAGTTGTGAGTAGGTTCATTCTGAACAGAGTAGTGAGCGCTTCACACCTTCCTTCAGGGAGAGTGAAAGGGATGAAGGTAAAGAATGAAGATGCTAAAGTGGATCCTTATAAACTGCAATTAGACTCTCTTCTTCAGGatgaattaatatatttttgttactTGTAAGATATTCAAATAAAGACTGAAAGACAAACTGTATGTGGCAGTGTCTCTGGGCATTAAAATTAAGAGGAAGTCTTGgagttcttttcctttccttggtgTCTTTATCATAACATGCAAtaaacagtgattctcaaccttacTAATGCTGCAGTCTTTTGTACCACTCCTCAGGTTGTTGTGAGCCCCAAACGTaaatttgctttttgttgctacttcataactgattttgctactcttatgaatggtaatgtaaataactgttatgcaggatatctgatatgtgaccccctgTGAATACATCATTCAACCCAAAAGGGTTTGCAGtctacaggttgagaagcactaaCATAAATGATActcattattttataaactttggGTGATCTGAAGACAAAGAGCTTATTTAACTATACTAGTTCTCGAAAATCAGTTGTCTATACCTGATTGTAGACAAGGGAATTCAGAGGGATAAGAAACAGGGGAAGATAgaatacatttttctattttgaatatTGAAGGAGTTCTTAGAGTCTCTAGGTGAAAGCCCCTTTTGTCCCTTGCTTTAGCTTGGTGTACAGCAATGCCTTGTGCTGTATCTCAACAGCATGACCCAATAGATGTGCAATGTTTCCAGCTGCTGATGAAAATTAAGTGTCACATTTTAACTCCTTAGCCTCTTCACCTTTTCCTCTACAcctgttacagttgtgtagcttggtcttcttgtgggactcctaacagtgggagcaggggctgtctccaaCTCTATTTCCTGCTTTTGGCACCCCTTCTTCCTACTGGTTTGTCTCTTCCCCCACTCAGTCTTAGCAGGAGAGGAGGTGCTTAGTCTAGTAAGCAGTAGTGTTAGTCTAGTAAGGAGTTTCAACTTGATATAGCATGAGTGGCTGTTACACATGGGAAGACTGACctctgaagaaaaaggaggaggagtggtgagagagaggtcgagggagggactaggaggagacaaaggagggagaggaaaatgtgATAGGACtggaaaaaattaattattaattttttaatgcagGGTCAAAGGTCTTCACATTGAAGAAGGGCAGGCAACAGCAAGGAGAAATGTTTAGGCCTATTACCACAAGTTTCTTCTGGAACTCCCGCTTGTCATCCTTGAAGGAGTGCTTCATGAAGACGGCGATGGCTTCCTTCTCACAGGCTGCATGCACATCCAGCAGCTCCTGGAGTGTGTCTGTTGGAAGCTTGAGTTTCTGGGCTATCTTCACAGCGTAGCATTCAGTTGCCTTCTGGACAGCTTCTTGGTTCTTATGCTTAGACAAGATCATCACTGCATTCTCCAAACAAGGCAGAGTCCCACTGTTGATGGAATCTAAGTAGGTCTGCACTAGAATCCCCAGTTCTGATGAGACATGACAGGTAAATTcccatttgtgttttgttttatggtctACATGCTTAAATGGTACATTATACTAAAGATACCTTTTtcgtttttcttcctctttgaccCCATGACATTCTATGAATCCTCTTTTATGAAATATCATAACCATTTTCTTGTTCATTGTGTATTATATTGTTCTTTAATTCATTACATTATAAAGTTAAAGTAATGATTCAAACATTATGTAAAGATGTCTTTTGGAAGAACATTTTACCAGAGAAACTAAATGATGTGGCTTATTAAATACTTTAATTTGTGAACCCTCTTTCCAAGTCAAGCCCATGTCAAAAATGTCTTTAATTACAAGGCAATGAGACAACAGTGAATGTACAATGAGCTTGTTAGCGTCATGAGGCAGCATAAAGTGACAGAGGGCAGACAGAGACCATAATCTAACCTACTACAGACAGCATTATTGTTAGTACCATACATAGTAAGGTAACTTTTCTCTCTCAGGGGAAACTAAGGAGTCTTCCAGGGGAAAGAGCTTCCTAGGACCCTTTATACGGGTGCAGTGGAGGGCTTGGGAGTGAGGAAATTATTGCACCCATAGTCTATATTTCTCTACTTCAGTCTCCTTCCTAAAATTAATTATTTGCCCAAGATGAGGTGAAATGTCTTGGGTGATGGGTTGTATCTACCAGCACTCCTTTCTGTGCTGACCACTAATACTGGGCAAGGCCACCAGCAATTTCACAGGAATCCTGTTCTATCACCGAGGCACTCTATCAAGACCAACTTCACTATGGTCACTGTGATTCCACAGGGTGTAATGTCTGCAAAGCCAACACTGCACAGAAAAGTGACTCTAATTTGACTCTCAAACATGCACTGAACTTGCGGAGCACTCATGGCCTGCTGACTTATTTCTGACTATGCAAAATATCTGTATTGACTGTGTTACCGGTGACCAACACCAGGTTCTCACATGCATGCGAGGCAAGTGATCATCAATTGAAATGCACCCTAGCTCTGTTTTGTATTTATCTGctaatttcattgattttcttgTTAATTATTTGGTGTCTGTGTTTCTGGGTGTTGAATCAGGTTCTTGTCAAATCTAAGCAATTGCTCTGCCTCATAACCTTCCCTTTATCAAGCTACTCAGGTAATTTGTGACCCCAAAATGGCCAAAATCCCTCCTTAATATAAAATATGCCTGGGtttattgaatatatatccaGTTAGACTTAGGACCCTTAAAACAAGATCATTCTCTCATCATTAATGTGTGTATCATCCACTTTTTGAACATTGTTTCTGGTAGGGTTCAGTCATTATGTGAGCTGTTGCAATCTGAGTCAAATGAAGGGTGTTATTTGGTTTGATTAAGCTCAGCATTGTCAAACAGAGCCTGGGATTGAAGAATCTATTTTATGTCTTGGATTCCCTTTATTATTGGCACAGTCTTAGATAGTTACTGAACATTCAAAGTGGGTACATGATCtgaatttttaaatctattttaattaaatgaaatttaagcTAAGTAGACATGCATGTCTTTTGATATCCAATTGGATAGTTTAAATACCCAATACTTACTACAAGTAAGCATAGAAATATTGAAGGTAAAAATCTCTCTTTCCCTATCAGTATAAATGTTCCCAGCCAGAGATCTAACTTACAAAGGCATTAAGTACAATCTGAGATCATctggaatttgaaaaaaaaaaattgttaaaactCGAGTTAGGTAGATGTTATATCATTTCCCAAGTGTGTACTCTCTAAAGCTATCAAGGAGGACTGACAAGAAACTCACGAGCTCCATTGACCTCAGTGCCTCCTGGGAGAGCTTTAGCCTTGGAAGAGCTGAAGACGAAGGAACAGAACTCTGCCACCTGCTGCACAAAGTCAGAATCCAGCTCATCATTGTGTAGGCTCTCAAGCTCAGAAAGCCTCCTCCAATCAGTGGGTGGACAGAAAACAAAGCATTTCCTCCTGGGGAAGAACTTTCGAATACAGAATTGGGGCAGGTTGTAATTTTTATCTTCTccgctggttcctggagaaagtaaagaaaacataGTCACCCAGCTAGCAGGGTGTAAATGTGTAACTTATGAGTATTTCCTAATAGATGTTCTCTCTGCTCTATGTTTTTGGCGGTGTACATCTCTACACAAGCTAAAAGGGAGATTAAAACATTCCAATCACAGTACAGGGTGAATGTGTCTCCATTACTAGGGAACATTTCAATCAAAGTTAACATATTGAGACAGATACTAAACAGGAATCAAATCACTTCACAAACAGCCTAAAAATCCAAGAGAAAGTCAAATCTAAGAATCTGCATAAAATGTAAATTCACGGAACTTTTCCCCTCTGTTCTCCAATCACCGTTCTCTGTACCTTGCTTGAGCTTCAGGGAATTCTCCAGGTACTCATCTGCTGTGAGGCTTTGTCCATCTGCCTCAAGTCTTAGGGTCATATCCCTCAGAACCCACACGAAGTCAGGGAAGAAGCTCACAAACTCAGCTGAGTCTTCCACCTCATCTTCCTGGTCAGGTGAGGCCCTTGATCTGATCCGTTCTGTCAGCTCGGTCACATAGCTGGGTGACTAAGGAGAAGTGATGAATGAGCAGGGTCCCCAGTCTTCTTACCTCACACTGGTCTCATCCATCCCCACGCATGCTTTTGCCATATACCATATTCTGACTCAAGCGTGAACTCATTAATTGGTATATTTCCGCTTGTGCTAGGATTATTCTGTCTCCTATCTGTCAACACTGACTTTACAGCATTGCCAGGCTAGGATGCTCTCCATCACAGAAAGGATACTGCAGCTGGTCCAGGGCCTGCTGGTTGATGGCTCCCATGCTGTTGTACATGAAGGTGCTGCTTAGAAGTACAGCCAGGGCAAAGATCCAGCAGTCGTTCTGGTTGTCGCCCTGTAAGTCAGAACATCCCTTTCTAGATAAAGTGATCCAAAATGTTTTttgattcttgtttttgtttgtttgattttttttagagtGAACTAGTGCTATGGACTGTAAGAACAAAGCAAACTATGAAGCTATGTTCCTGTTAGTAGAACTCAGAGGGTGTGTCGTTTCTAACCAGGGTCACTGGTAGAACTCACTCATATTTTGCCAGCTTAATAGACTTCTTTTGTCCATAGTGAATAGTTTTGATTAACAGTCCAGAGTGGTGAGGATTTCAAAATCTCACAGAATCTTAAAAGCTTCCCTTCACATAAGGTTTAACTGCCCCATGTAAGAGTAATAATACTTAAAGTTCTGAGAAATTATTACATATTTAAGTCTTtaaatttaactcattttttcATCCACAAATAGGTTTGGAACCTATTTGTCCCCCTTACCCTCTCTGGTCCCTATCTCACCAACCTTCCTCTTCCTGATTAGCCCCCTTTATTTGATGGGGTACATGAATGTGTGTTTTTCACTGCTTAATTAGGCTCATTTGTAATCCTATATAATAACCTATAGGG
The nucleotide sequence above comes from Microtus pennsylvanicus isolate mMicPen1 chromosome 7, mMicPen1.hap1, whole genome shotgun sequence. Encoded proteins:
- the LOC142854847 gene encoding guanylate-binding protein 7-like, with translation MTSEVPVCLIENAGGQLRPNQKALKILWAITQPVVVVAIVGLYRTGKSYLMNKLAGRNTGFSLGSTVQSHTKGIWMWCVSHPQKPDHTLVLLDTEGLGDVEKGDNQNDCWIFALAVLLSSTFMYNSMGAINQQALDQLHYVTELTERIRSRASPDQEDEVEDSAEFVSFFPDFVWVLRDMTLRLEADGQSLTADEYLENSLKLKQGTSGEDKNYNLPQFCIRKFFPRRKCFVFCPPTDWRRLSELESLHNDELDSDFVQQVAEFCSFVFSSSKAKALPGGTEVNGAQLGILVQTYLDSINSGTLPCLENAVMILSKHKNQEAVQKATECYAVKIAQKLKLPTDTLQELLDVHAACEKEAIAVFMKHSFKDDKREFQKKLVATIEEYKENFMQQNEAASRSYCLATLEKLAEPLRESISRRDFSVPDGHRLYLEARKKVEQDYERVSRKGVKANEVFQDFLKSQITIEDSILQSDKALTDGQKAMAAEQAKKEVDEKEVELRRQQQKEQKQVKEAQEITLSENMAQLEKKLERERENLLREKTHELKALQELLLEGVGKQYDDLRREAEKRKKDMEIISNIVEWGVSVLHDTLVNVLSSTVKRFIRHL